The Desulfovibrio sp. JC022 genomic sequence CGAACCCTTTCCCCGATAAGATCCATATTTTCAGCTATTTCTTCGTATCCTACGGACTTCAGACATTCGGCAAGGACGTCATCGTTATACACCCCGCGCCCGAACAGACAGGAAACCATGGAAGTAAGGAATGCCCGCCCTGTTTCATCGTTGATCAGGAAATCGCAAACCTCGTCAGCATCTTTGCGATCATTTTTCTGATCCCATGAATACCCGCCTGAATCCAGATGGGAGTGACGGAAACCCAGCCCTTCAGCTACGTAAAAAGCTTCCCCGGTGGCGTATCCGGCCATTTCCTGACCAAGCACACAGGCAAAATCCTCACCCCCGTACTTTGCAGCCGCCACAAGTGACCCTTTGCCCAGCGCGGTATAAAACTCGTTTTCCGCACTGCCGAGGTATTGTACTGCTTTTTTGTAGTTTTCCGCATCACCGAATGCGAGGGGAACAATGGTCTCCGCCTCTCTGACCAGACCCTTTTCAAAGGCCTCGGTAGCCCACGCAAGAGCCACCCCGCCGGACATAACATCAAGACCGGCCTTTTCCACCTCGTCCATTATGCCCAGCACTTGAAAGGCATCAGTGACACCGAGCATGGTCCCGGTGGCGAAAATAGGTTCATAATCGTAAGCCACCTGACGGTAGAGGTATTGGTTATCCTCCATGAATTTTTCGCGCACAAAACCGATGTGGATACAACCTACCGGACACCCGGCACAGGCTGCGTTACGCAGCAGGGTGTCATCGGCAAATTTCTTCCCGGTAATCCCGGTTATTTTCTCATCCTTGGTGGCCTGTAAATTACGCCAGGGCAATGATTCCAACTCGTTGAGCGCATCGAGATTCGCTGCCGTACCCAGATTATGATATTTACTCATCATGTCGGTGGCGGTCATCTTCTCGTAAACCTGCTTATAGATCTTGGAGTACTCTTTACTTTCCGGCAGGGCGAATGACCCGTCCCCCTGAATGACAATCCCCTTGAGGTTCTTGGCACCCATAACCGCACCGGACCCAAGCCGCCCGAAATGGCGATAGGTGTCGGCATTGATGCAGGCCATGCCCGAAAGGTTCTCCCCGGCAGGACCGATACGCAGAATAGACCTGTGCCCGGACCCCGGATACATGGAACGCAAAATCTTTCCGGTACTGAAGACATCCTTCCCGGCCAAAAACTGAACGTCTTTCACTTCCAGATGCTTCATACCGAGAGAGAGACAGGATAAACGCGGCGCACGCCCGGTAATGACCAAAGCATCGTAATCCGCAAAACGGATGGCCAAAGCAGAACGGCCCCCGGCATGACTTTCGGCAAACTGATCATGATAGGGAGACTTAAACGAGCAGACCGTCTTGCTCATCAAAGGGAACAGCCCGGTCAAAGGCCCGATGGAAAAAATAAGCGGCTGGTCCGGGTCATCCCACGGACGATCAGCATGCCCGTACTTTTCAAAAAGCAAGGCTCCAAGCCCGCTACCCCCGGCAAATTCATTACGCCCGTCAACCTTGACCACATTTCCTTTGCCGCTGCCCAGATCAACTGCGAGGACCCTGAAGTAATCACGTATCATTTTTAGTCCCTCCTCTGATCTGATTCGACCATTTCAAGACATTCATGGGGGCAGAATTCAACGCACCTTCCGCAATGGATACAGACATAAGGACGATCCTTGAGGTCCAGATAAATAGCATCCACCGGACAGGCTTCAGCACATTTTCCGCAACGGATGCAGAGATCCTTTTTATGGATAACCCCGCCCCCTTTTTTACGTCCCCGCATGGCCCCGGTAGGGCAGGCTTCAGCACAAGGAGCCGGAGAACAGGCCAGACAGACCTTGGCTACAAATCCGGTGGAAAGACCGCCGGAAGAGGCAATCCTGATCCCTGCGGTATTCCACGAGAGCAGCTTGTGCACCAGCCGTGCGCAGGCAAAGGAACAGGAATGACAGCCTATGCAACGTTCCATGCGCGAAGCAGTCAATGTTTTCATATGGTCTCCCAAATTAGATAAATATCATTTACGAACATAAACATTTATTTTTGAAATTTTGACCCCGACTATAATTTTAACACAATGAACATCATACACAAACAGAATTAAAACTATGCGGAAAACTTCAAATCAGCCCTGAAAAATTTGACAGTCGCAATTTACAATTTATATTTTAAATATGAACCATAGATAAAATCGATAAAAACCTTCTCACTTACAATCAGGAGGGGGGAACCATGAGACTTAATGACTCCCAAATCCGGCAGATGGTCATGGACCTTTATCCGGAAATAGAAATGTTTAACATCGGCATGTCCACAAAGTTCAACGAAGAACAGGACACTTGGATCATAACTCTTGGAAGCGATTCGGGATCTTTATACACCTATATGGATTCTTCATATGTAAGCAGCTGCTTTAATGAACATAATTGCGTTTACTTCACTAACCAAATGATGAATGTAATCGACAATTACTGCTCCGAAAGCGGAACCTGCTCAATCTAAGTTTTAAAAAAAAGGACCAGCCTGAGAAGACTGGTCCTTTTCACTTCTTTCTACAAATCAGCTATTATTTAAGTGCTTCAGCCTGTTCCAGATTACCGACGCCTTTTCCTTCGTAATCTTTGCCCTTAAGGTTGGCGACCAAAAGCTTGGTCAGTACACCCTTGGGCCCCAGCTCGAGGAAATTACGCGCACCGGCAGCGTACTGGTTAGTAACAATTTCAATCCAGCGCACAGATGAAGTCATCTGGGAAGACATGATTTTCTTGATCTCTTCAGGATTGGATTCTGTCCCGGCAGTAACATTAAAGTAGACCGGGAATGCGGGTGCATTCCAATTCAGCTTGCCAAGGTAAGCTGCAAATTCATCAGCAGCTTCCTGAATGAGCGGGCTGTGGAATGCGCCGCTGACCGGCAGGGGAATAGCACGCCCTTTCTTTTCCTTGATCACGGTTCCGGCAGCCTCAATGGCAGCCTTTTCACCGCTGATCACATACTGGGCCGGGGAGTTGTAGTTGGCTACACGAAGTTCCTTTCCGGTTTCGGAACCACCGAATTCAACGGCCTCTTCAACCGCGGACTGATCCAGCTTAAGCACAGCGGCCATGCCGTGATCTTCGTTAGCCACCTGAGACATAAGCTTACCGCGCAGGGATACCGCCTTGATGGTGTCTTCAATGGAGAGAACACCGGAAGCACCAAGGGATGCGAATTCACCGAGGCTGTGTCCGGCGGTAGACGCAGGCTTGAGACTTTCTTTGAGGTAGGACCAGATGGAAAGGTTGACCACGGTCAGACCGGGCTGAAGGGCATCGGTCTTGGCCATATCAGCTGCATTGCCTTCCCAGTAGATTTCACGCAGGGGCAGGCCGGACTCAGCTTCGGCAAATTTCCACATATCCATGGCAGCAGACCATTTTTCAGCAAGATCACGTCCCATACCGGGTTCCTGAGAACCCTGACCGGGAAAAAGTATAGATAAATCAGACATTTTAAATACTCCTTGAATTAATGGCGGATAAAAAACCGACCATCTATATGATAAACATTGTTTATGTTTTAGTAGTTGCGCACTTTCACGCTGGAAGCGTGCCTATAGAAAGCAGATTTAGGAACGTTGTTCAAGCTCAATAATTATAAATTCATCAACGTATCTAATACATAACCTTTTTGCCTGCATAATATTAGTTTTTTTGGTAATCAGTTATGAAGCTCAAAAAAATAGTGGAGAATATGCATGCATTTTGAACTGGAAAGAACAGGCAGTGCCCAAGCTTTTGAGACCGTGTTGAAAACAATGTATTCTAGGAACGAGGTAAAAGGAATCATCGTTTTTGCCTGTGATAAAAATGGGTTTAAACCGGAGAATCTGGACCACATTCTCAAAGATTGTCCAGTTCCAATTGCCGGGGGAATCTTTCCGGGCATAGTCCACCAGAAAGAAACACTGGAAACCGGAACCCTTGTCATCGGCCTTTCCCACAAACCGGATCTCTCTATCATTCGGGAAATGAGCAATCCCGATACAGACTTCATGCAGTCCCTGCGTGACGTTTTCAACATAGATAATATCCCCGATACCATTTTCGTTTTGACCGACGGCTTTTCCAGCCGTATCTCATCGTTCATAAATGCCATGTTCGTTAATATCGGACTTGAACGCAACATTGTTGGAGGCGGTGCCGGGTCCCTGAGCCTTGAAAAACGACCTTGTATAATCACCAATGAAGGGTTGCTGGAGGACGCATCCATAGTTGCCCTGCTGGACACCAAAAGCACGGTGAATATCAGCCACGGCTGGCATCCCATTAAAGGTCCGTTCAAAGTCACTGAAGCGGACCGCAATGTAATCAAAAGCATCAACTGGATGCCTGCTTTCAATACCTACAGGGAAGTAATTCGCGAACATTCCGGGCAATACATCACCCCGGACAATTTTTCACGTATTGCCATGTCCTATCCTTTCGGCATTTCAAGGATGTGTTGCGACCCCATCGTCCGTGATCCGGTGATGGTTGATGAGACCGGAGCACTGACCTGCGTGGGTGAAATAGTGGAAGGCGCATTTGTGAACATATTACACGGTAACCCAGAATCTCTGATCTATGCCTCGAGTAAACTTCCCACCTGCACAGCCGGATTCAGTCTCGGAGACAACTCAGTGGGGCTGATAATTGACTGTATTTCAAGAGCCTTGTTCCTCAAGGATCGCTTCAAGCATGAGCTGGATGCCATCCACCTCCCGGACATTCCTTTGTTGGGCTTCCTTTCTTTCGGGGAAATAGCCACTCAGGAAAAACAATTTCTGGAGTTTCATAATAAAACCACTGTATTGTCCATACTGGAGGAATTGTGAGTATCAGAGTTCAAGAGCAACTTCTTTATGAAATAGCCATGTCTGTGGGCAAAAGCCTTGATCTGGAAAAGATGCTGGAAGCGGCAATTTCTACATACCTGCGCCGTTTATGCTGTATGAGCGCAAGAGTATTTCTGCGAGATGAAAAAAAACTCTTGTTCAGCAAAGCATTCGCCATCCCTCTCAGAGAAAGGAAGAACAATTATTTTGATGAGTTCATCGAAAAAATATCAATTTTCAACACAGAGGATGAACTTAATAATTTAAGGGAAAGCCTGCCGCTACATAATGCTATTGGAGAAAATCACTACTATCTCATGGACTTACCCGGAGCAGGATTTCTGATGTTCAGCAAAGGAGGATCTCCGCTTCCGCACTCCATGTTGAAATCATTGCAGAAAATTAACATCAGGATCGCTGAATCCATAATTTCCTGTCAGACCCACCGCCGCAATGAAATACTGAATATGAAACTCCAGAATCAGATTAAAGAAAGAGAGAAGGCAGAACTGGCAATCTTGGAAGAAAGACAAAAATACCGGATAATATTTGAAAACTCACCATTAGGCTTGATTTATTTCGACCATGAGGGAGTAATCAGGGATTGCAACCCGATATTCATGGAGATGATGGGGTCATCCCGTGACAAATTAATCGGTTTCAGTACTGCCCGAAAGGGAACCCCGGAAATGCGCCGGGTACTGGCAAAAGCCCAGACCGGTGAACCGGCAATTTTTGAAGGAAATTACATCTCTGCAACAGGAAATAAAAAAATGTACTTACGGGCTGTCTTCAATCCTGTTTCACCGGGCAGCACAAAAACCGAAGTTATTGCCACTGTGGAAAAACTGGGAGAATTCCGCGAAGAATAAATTATCCGGCTAACACGTCCTCTACCTTGGACTCCAGTTCTTCCTTATCGATAGGCTTGACGCAATACTCATTGGCTCCGTGTTTAAGTGATTCACGGGCAGTCTCAAGAGTCGGGTAACCGGTAAGCATGATCACCTTCAGTCCGGGCAATTGCTTTTTCATCTCCTCCAGCACTTCCACCCCGGTCATTTTCTTAAGCTTGATATCAAGAATGGCCAGTTCGACATCACTGCCGGACACAAAGGAAAGGGCTTCCTCCTCCTCGGAAAAAACACTGACTTTATGCCCCTTGCGCTCCAAAATGCGCTTGAGGAGTATTCCCGCATCAACAACATCATCAAGAACAAGAATATGTGCCATAAACAGACTCCTTAAAATTAACTGCCAAAGCATAATATCAACATCTGTTTTAGTCGAGTGCTCTATTTTATGTTTTCTTTTGCTCCCATGCAGCAGAACTCAAAATATTTTTCATTTCCAGCAAAATTGTTTTTACTCATATTTTCTTCAATGTACCTTTTGTTTTCGAAATACAAAATTTATCATACATAAATTGCTTTTTCCCTAATTCAACATTCAAGATATGCATAATAATATCACGACTACGCCTGTTTTTGTTTCCATCCCGAAAATGAGATGCCGAATTTGATAGACAATAATCGAAATGTATTCTAATGGGTATGCTCAATTATGCGTTTAGCGCATTTTACATATAGTTTTTGCTGAATCAGTAAAATGGTTGCTGTTTCAGCTTGTTTTTTCTTAAGGAGTTCAAACAACATGCAAAAAAGAGAAACATGGGGTTCCCGTTCCGGCTTTATTCTTGCCGCCGTGGGCTCTGCAATTGGATTGGGTAACATCTGGCGTTTTCCCTACATGGTTTATGAAAACGGTGGTGGTGCATTCCTCATCCCCTATTTCGTAGCAATGCTTGCTGCGGGTATCCCATTCATGATTCTTGAATTCGGCCTCGGCCAGAAATTCAAGGGTTCCGCGCCAAAAATTTTCTCATCCATTTCCAGAAAATGGGAATGGCTCGGCTGGTGGCAGGTAGTGGTATCATTCATCATTGCCTCTTATTATGTAGTAGTTATCGCATGGGCGATGAACTACGTGGGCCTTGCCTTCACTCAAGGATGGGGAGCATCTCCCAAAGACTTTTTCTTTGGCGAATTCCTCGGTCTTACCGACTCCCCCATGAACATGGGTAGTGTTCAGGGCTCTATCTTCCTGGCAACCGCCGCAGCCTGGGCATTCACTTTCGTGGCCCTGTTTACCGGAGTTAAAGCCGGTATTGAAAGGGTCAACAAGATCTTTATGCCCCTTCTCTTCCTGCTTGTGTTCATCTTCATTGGAAGAGGACTCATGCTCCCCGGAGCAATGGACGGACTGAACTGGCTCTTCAAACCTGATTTCGGAGCCATCATGGACGGAAAAGTCTGGGCTGACGCATTCGGCCAGATCTTCTTCAGTCTCTCCATCGGGTTTGGTATCATGCTGTCTTACTCCAGCTACCTGCCCAAAGAGTCTGACATCAACAACAACGCCTGCATGACTGTGTTCATCAACTGCGGATTCAGCATAATCTCCGGTATCATGATCTTCAGCGTGCTCGGTTACATGGCCCAGCAGCAGGGCGTTCCCATCAAGGACGTTGCCGGTGCGGGTGTAGGCCTTGCCTTCGTCACCCTGCCCACCGCAATCAACCTGATGCCCGCCCCGGCCTTCTTCGGCGTGCTCTTCTTTGCGGCTCTGACTGTTGCAGGTCTTTCTTCCATGATCTCCATCAATGAAGTTGTGGCCTCTTCCGTCATCGACAAATTCGGTGTTTCCCGCAAAAAAGCTGTTAGCGTATGCTGTGCCCTCGGTTTTCTGGTCAGCTTGGTCTTCACCACCGGTGGTGGCCTGTTGCTGCTCGATATTGTTGACCACTTTGTCAACAACTTCGGTATCCTCATCGGCGGATTCCTTGAAATCGTGTTCATTGCATGGTTCTGCAATCTCGATGAAATGCGCGTTCATGTTAACAAAACCTCTGAGTTCACTGTCGGTTCCCTGTGGCTGAACAGCCTGCGCTTCGTTGTTCCGGCAATGCTCGGTTTCATGATCGTGACCAACTTCATCGGCGATATCTCCAAAAACTACGGTGGATACTCCAATACTGCTATCATCGCATTCGGCTGGGCATCCCTTGCCGTATGTCTTGCTGTAGGCTTTGCACTTTCCAGTCAGAGTCGTGCATTCGCATCAGTATCCTCCACCAACAGCAGCTTCCTTAAAAGGGGATAGAACATGACTACCAGCGCAATCATTATGATGATCTTCGGCCTCGGTATCACCTGGGGCGGAGCAATCGCCTGCTTCCGCATCGCTTTTAAAAACAAATAGCGTTTCGGACAGAAAATAAAATCAAAGAAAGGGTGCACTTCTCAGGAAGCGCACCCTTTCTTCTTTAGGAAAAGGATGACGGTGCCGAACGGTTAGCGAGGGAGGAGAACGGCACCGCCAAAAGGGGTTGGACTGCAAAATAACCAAAAGTATTTCAGACCAAATCAGGGGTGTGATTATGTGTAGAATACAATAGTGCGAGCTAAAATCAAGCACTATTTATAATTACCCCTGTCCGTTTATAAGAAATTATAATTCAGAGCTATCCATGACCTGCTCCAGCATCCATAAATATCTATCTTATAATCAGACAAAAATATGATCCTTTTTATTAATTTCATGTGGTACAAACAACCATTCACTCAAATTTAAACGGAGATAATAAAAATGGATGTATTTGAAGCGATCCACTCCCGCAGAAGCGTCAGAAAATATGAAGATAAGCCTGTTTCCGAGGAAATAATTAAAGAAATCCTCAGCGCGGCCATGATGGCTCCCAGTGCCGGGAATGCCCAGCCGTGGCAGTTCGTGGTTGTTGACGATCGCGAAAAACTTGAAACTATCTCAGCCATTAACCAATACGCAGCTATGGCTAAAAATGCTCCCATGGGTATTCTGGTCTGCGGTGATTTGAGCCTTGAAAAATATCCCGGTTACTGGTCACAGGACTGTGCAGCAGCAATGCAGAATCTACTGCTGGCTGCTCATGCAAAAGGTCTTGGAGCGGTCTGGACTGGAATTCATCCAGAAAAAGAAAGGGTCGAGGGATTTAAAAAGCTGTTCAATCTGCCCGAACAGGTCATCCCGCTGGGTTTTGCGGTCATGGGCTGGTCCAAGCAGGAATCGAAAAGAAAAGACCGTTACAAAGAAGAAAGAGTTCGCCGCAACAGCTGGTAAATTTTTTTATCCCCGGTGCAAAAGTGCCGGGGATTTTGCTATTTTAAAAAAGTGTACGCTCGGTTACTTTTTGCCGTCCAACCAGTCCAGCACCTGCGCCCACATTTTTTCCGCAAGCCTCGCATCAAAACCATCATCATCCGAGTTGGCAAAGCCGTGTTGTGCGTTATCAAGACGGGTCAAATCATAATCCACTTTTGCGTAGTCCATTTCTTCTTCAAACATGCGCAGATGCTCTGCGGGAACTACGGGATCATTATTCACATGAATAGCCAGCAGGGGACATTTCATGTCTCCGGGAGATGCAAGATGCGTGGTATCAAGATAGCCATAAACAGATACCGCCCCTTTCAACTCGGCTCCGGAACGGGCCAGCTCCAGCGCAACTCCTCCGCCAAATGAAAAACCGAGAGTGTAAATACAGGACGAACCAACTTCAGGTTGACCGCGCAGAACATCAAGACAAGCTTTAGCCCCCTCACGCATTAAAAGACGGTCATTGCGATAAATACGGTGGGTGGTGCGCGCTTCATCTATAGTTGAAGGCCGATTGTGAACTCCATAAAAATCAGCGGCTAATACTGCATATCCATTCCGGGCCAGCCTACGCGCATGGCTGATAATAACCTCATTCAGCCCGGTATATTCATGAAAAAGCAACACAGCCGGAAACGGCCCTTGGCCCTCTGGAAGCAGCAGGACGCTCTCAAACTCTATATTTAAATGAATATGACTGATGCTGCGTTGCTCATGCATCGGTAACTACTCCTTCTCCCCGAACTTCTCTCTAAGCCTGATCATGGAACCGCATAAGCCGCCGGTCTCTTCACAATCGTAGGAAGCAACATCTTCCTTGGGTTCCACATGGATAGTCACATGGCAATTTTTAAGATCCGACTTGATACAGTCTTCAATCTCCGTACACAAATTATGGGAATCAGTGATGGAAGATTCACCGGGTAGAAGCAAATGAAAATCAACAAAGCGTTGTGATCCGGCCTTGCGGGTCCTCAATCCATGATAAAGCACATCTTCACCGCCGCAACTACGCACAGCAGCGTCAATTACCAGCAGCTCTTCATGAGGCAAGGCGTTGTCCATAAGTCCGGAATACGACTTTTTAATCAGCGAGAATCCGGTGAAAACGATATTCCCGGCCATGATCATGGCGATAAGCGGATCAATGAACGCCCATGACGGAGGAGTAAAAAGCATTGTTCCTAACCCGGCTACCAGTCCCACCGAAGTCCAGACATCGGCCAGAAGGTGTTTTGCGTCCGCTTCAAGGATGATGGAATCGTGAACTTTGGCCCCTTTAAGCATAATCTTGGCTGTCACATAATTCACTACAGACGAGAGTAGCGCGATACCCAGACCGATCTCCAGATTCTGCGGAATAGACGGACTCAGAAATCTTTCCACCGAAGCGTAAACAATTCCAATCGCAGCAATAAGAATAAGCATCCCCTCGGCTCCGCTGGAAAAATACTCAGCCTTGCCATGCCCGTATGTATGATTGTCGTCAGCAGGCTTCAAGGCCAAAGTCAGGACCGTAAGAGCAAAGAGTGCGGCAGAAAGGTTAACCAGAGTTTCCAATGCATCGGAAAGTAATCCCACTGAATCAGTAAGGTACCAGGCCCATGTTTTAAGGACCATGGTGATAATTGAAGCCGCAATAGAGTAATAAATGTACTTCTGTGGAGATTCAGCCATGCTTTTATCCTGTTTTCAATTAAGGTCTCAAAAAAAGTTACATAGTGGTCATCAGTACAACAATAAACCTTGGCAATTGCGTTTTTAGTAAAATATGAGCTTAAAATTTTGCAATTAGAAATTATTCAAATAAATAATATCGAATTAGTTTATAATAAAACGCATTATTGACTGAATATTCATTCAGTAATTTATTCTAAACTGATCAATATACAATAGTAACCTAATGTTGTGCAACTATCTATGCTTGTGTTTTGCTTATTGTTTTTTTGCTCAATACGAAAAAAAACAGGGATGAAATTAACTATTCGTTTATTTATCACAAAATTGTTGACAAGAATCTCAACATCTACCTATGACCAAAACCGTCTAGCATAAATTTTTTCAAAAACACGGGGGATAAACATGACACAATCATCCAACATCTTTAAGCGTATTGCATCCGGCAGTCTGGTAGTCCAGATCATGGTCGGTATTGCAGCAGGTATTGCTCTGGCAACCGCTGCTCCTGAAGCAGCAAAATCCGTAGGACTTCTGGGAAGCCTCTTTGTTAAAGGCCTCAAGGCAGTTGCTCCTATTCTGGTTTTCGTAATTGTTGCGGCATCCATCGCAAACCAGAAAAAAGGCGCACACACAAACATGCGCTCCATTATTTCTCTTTACCTTGTGGGTACCTTCATGGCTGCACTTGTTGCTGTTACCATGAGCTTCCTGATGCCCACCACCCTGACTCTTGTTGCCACCGACACCGCAGCCACCCCTCCCGGCGGCATTGCAGAAGTTCTGAACACCCTGCTCTTTAAGATTGTGGATAACCCGGTCACCGCCCTCTACAACGGCAACTTTATCGGAATCCTTGCCTGGGCTCTCGCTCTCGGCTTCTTTTTCCAGCACGCAAGCGATGCAACCAAGCAGGTTCTGACCGACCTCTCTGACGGCGTATCCAAAATCGTTAAGCTTGTTATCCGCTTTGCTCCCCTCGGTATTTTCGGCCTCGTATCCAACACTATTGCCAACACCGGTTTTTCCGCACTGGCAGGCTACAGCCACCTGATTATGGTTCTGCTCATCTCCATGGGTACCATGGCCCTGATCATCAACCCCGCGATTGTATGGTTCAAAACCAAACGCAATCCCTATCCCCTTGTTTTCACCTGCCTGCGTGAAAGTGGTATCACCGCATTCTTTACCCGCAGCTCCGCAGCGAACATTCCTGTGAACATGGAACTCTGTAAGAAACTCGACCTGCACGAAGACACTTACTCCGTATCCATCCCCCTCGGCGCTACCGTAAACATGGGCGGCGCAGCTATCACCATCACAGTTATGACCCTTGCTGCTGTACATACTCTCGGCATTCAGGTTGATATTGCTACCGCACTGCTGCTCA encodes the following:
- a CDS encoding aldehyde ferredoxin oxidoreductase N-terminal domain-containing protein, whose product is MIRDYFRVLAVDLGSGKGNVVKVDGRNEFAGGSGLGALLFEKYGHADRPWDDPDQPLIFSIGPLTGLFPLMSKTVCSFKSPYHDQFAESHAGGRSALAIRFADYDALVITGRAPRLSCLSLGMKHLEVKDVQFLAGKDVFSTGKILRSMYPGSGHRSILRIGPAGENLSGMACINADTYRHFGRLGSGAVMGAKNLKGIVIQGDGSFALPESKEYSKIYKQVYEKMTATDMMSKYHNLGTAANLDALNELESLPWRNLQATKDEKITGITGKKFADDTLLRNAACAGCPVGCIHIGFVREKFMEDNQYLYRQVAYDYEPIFATGTMLGVTDAFQVLGIMDEVEKAGLDVMSGGVALAWATEAFEKGLVREAETIVPLAFGDAENYKKAVQYLGSAENEFYTALGKGSLVAAAKYGGEDFACVLGQEMAGYATGEAFYVAEGLGFRHSHLDSGGYSWDQKNDRKDADEVCDFLINDETGRAFLTSMVSCLFGRGVYNDDVLAECLKSVGYEEIAENMDLIGERVRAMRWKIRFATGYDPEKISIPKRYREVSTWKGKTDPEYMEKLKAEYGRRICELVTDEALEKLNLKKIE
- a CDS encoding 4Fe-4S binding protein: MKTLTASRMERCIGCHSCSFACARLVHKLLSWNTAGIRIASSGGLSTGFVAKVCLACSPAPCAEACPTGAMRGRKKGGGVIHKKDLCIRCGKCAEACPVDAIYLDLKDRPYVCIHCGRCVEFCPHECLEMVESDQRRD
- a CDS encoding ACP S-malonyltransferase; this translates as MSDLSILFPGQGSQEPGMGRDLAEKWSAAMDMWKFAEAESGLPLREIYWEGNAADMAKTDALQPGLTVVNLSIWSYLKESLKPASTAGHSLGEFASLGASGVLSIEDTIKAVSLRGKLMSQVANEDHGMAAVLKLDQSAVEEAVEFGGSETGKELRVANYNSPAQYVISGEKAAIEAAGTVIKEKKGRAIPLPVSGAFHSPLIQEAADEFAAYLGKLNWNAPAFPVYFNVTAGTESNPEEIKKIMSSQMTSSVRWIEIVTNQYAAGARNFLELGPKGVLTKLLVANLKGKDYEGKGVGNLEQAEALK
- a CDS encoding FIST signal transduction protein; translation: MHFELERTGSAQAFETVLKTMYSRNEVKGIIVFACDKNGFKPENLDHILKDCPVPIAGGIFPGIVHQKETLETGTLVIGLSHKPDLSIIREMSNPDTDFMQSLRDVFNIDNIPDTIFVLTDGFSSRISSFINAMFVNIGLERNIVGGGAGSLSLEKRPCIITNEGLLEDASIVALLDTKSTVNISHGWHPIKGPFKVTEADRNVIKSINWMPAFNTYREVIREHSGQYITPDNFSRIAMSYPFGISRMCCDPIVRDPVMVDETGALTCVGEIVEGAFVNILHGNPESLIYASSKLPTCTAGFSLGDNSVGLIIDCISRALFLKDRFKHELDAIHLPDIPLLGFLSFGEIATQEKQFLEFHNKTTVLSILEEL
- a CDS encoding PAS domain S-box protein — protein: MSIRVQEQLLYEIAMSVGKSLDLEKMLEAAISTYLRRLCCMSARVFLRDEKKLLFSKAFAIPLRERKNNYFDEFIEKISIFNTEDELNNLRESLPLHNAIGENHYYLMDLPGAGFLMFSKGGSPLPHSMLKSLQKINIRIAESIISCQTHRRNEILNMKLQNQIKEREKAELAILEERQKYRIIFENSPLGLIYFDHEGVIRDCNPIFMEMMGSSRDKLIGFSTARKGTPEMRRVLAKAQTGEPAIFEGNYISATGNKKMYLRAVFNPVSPGSTKTEVIATVEKLGEFREE
- a CDS encoding response regulator gives rise to the protein MAHILVLDDVVDAGILLKRILERKGHKVSVFSEEEEALSFVSGSDVELAILDIKLKKMTGVEVLEEMKKQLPGLKVIMLTGYPTLETARESLKHGANEYCVKPIDKEELESKVEDVLAG
- a CDS encoding sodium-dependent transporter, which gives rise to MQKRETWGSRSGFILAAVGSAIGLGNIWRFPYMVYENGGGAFLIPYFVAMLAAGIPFMILEFGLGQKFKGSAPKIFSSISRKWEWLGWWQVVVSFIIASYYVVVIAWAMNYVGLAFTQGWGASPKDFFFGEFLGLTDSPMNMGSVQGSIFLATAAAWAFTFVALFTGVKAGIERVNKIFMPLLFLLVFIFIGRGLMLPGAMDGLNWLFKPDFGAIMDGKVWADAFGQIFFSLSIGFGIMLSYSSYLPKESDINNNACMTVFINCGFSIISGIMIFSVLGYMAQQQGVPIKDVAGAGVGLAFVTLPTAINLMPAPAFFGVLFFAALTVAGLSSMISINEVVASSVIDKFGVSRKKAVSVCCALGFLVSLVFTTGGGLLLLDIVDHFVNNFGILIGGFLEIVFIAWFCNLDEMRVHVNKTSEFTVGSLWLNSLRFVVPAMLGFMIVTNFIGDISKNYGGYSNTAIIAFGWASLAVCLAVGFALSSQSRAFASVSSTNSSFLKRG
- a CDS encoding MetS family NSS transporter small subunit; the encoded protein is MTTSAIIMMIFGLGITWGGAIACFRIAFKNK
- a CDS encoding nitroreductase family protein is translated as MDVFEAIHSRRSVRKYEDKPVSEEIIKEILSAAMMAPSAGNAQPWQFVVVDDREKLETISAINQYAAMAKNAPMGILVCGDLSLEKYPGYWSQDCAAAMQNLLLAAHAKGLGAVWTGIHPEKERVEGFKKLFNLPEQVIPLGFAVMGWSKQESKRKDRYKEERVRRNSW
- a CDS encoding dienelactone hydrolase family protein, with protein sequence MHEQRSISHIHLNIEFESVLLLPEGQGPFPAVLLFHEYTGLNEVIISHARRLARNGYAVLAADFYGVHNRPSTIDEARTTHRIYRNDRLLMREGAKACLDVLRGQPEVGSSCIYTLGFSFGGGVALELARSGAELKGAVSVYGYLDTTHLASPGDMKCPLLAIHVNNDPVVPAEHLRMFEEEMDYAKVDYDLTRLDNAQHGFANSDDDGFDARLAEKMWAQVLDWLDGKK
- a CDS encoding cation diffusion facilitator family transporter codes for the protein MAESPQKYIYYSIAASIITMVLKTWAWYLTDSVGLLSDALETLVNLSAALFALTVLTLALKPADDNHTYGHGKAEYFSSGAEGMLILIAAIGIVYASVERFLSPSIPQNLEIGLGIALLSSVVNYVTAKIMLKGAKVHDSIILEADAKHLLADVWTSVGLVAGLGTMLFTPPSWAFIDPLIAMIMAGNIVFTGFSLIKKSYSGLMDNALPHEELLVIDAAVRSCGGEDVLYHGLRTRKAGSQRFVDFHLLLPGESSITDSHNLCTEIEDCIKSDLKNCHVTIHVEPKEDVASYDCEETGGLCGSMIRLREKFGEKE